The Pristiophorus japonicus isolate sPriJap1 chromosome 13, sPriJap1.hap1, whole genome shotgun sequence genome contains the following window.
TCACTTCCCTTGAAGGAATATTTTGGGTTCTCTACTGTTTAATACTTAAAATACCTCAATGAGGCACCCTTTAGCCTTCTACTCTTTAGACAATCAGGGTTAAGCTTctctaatcttttctcatagctcatCCTGGTTACACAGGATCATTCTTGGTGGCCTTCTCTGCAAAAGCTATACAGTAGAACCTACAAGACTGGCCCAATTACTATATTACACATGTGGCTACTCCAGGCAAGTATTGTTAAAGTACTGTATACTGTACTGACAAAGTCTGAAGGGGAGCAAGACTGTTCAATAACTCTTCAAAGCCCTGCAGTCAGACATTAAATGTATATTTTtagccacaagtgggaacattagaAATACCTACAAATGCTTCCACACTTAATATCAGGTGGAACACAGCgcagaaaaaaaaacaaatggCTGAAATGAAGTGGTAGAGTAAATAGCTGAGTCACAGAGGAACTGTTATGTTGTCTTAAAACGGTAAATACAGGGGTTacaaaatgtggctacaacagaaaGTGATCACGCTATAGAGATAACCGGTTGTTACATTACATCTCTTTGCAGTgtgctgaccaaagttgtacacagtATACCAAATGTAATCTGATTAGTGTATTGTAAAACCTTTTTAGACTTAATGTCCACTCTTCTGGCAATGCACCCAAAATTCTATTTACTTTTTTTGAATTGCTTCGCTTACATTATCTCAACATTGAAAGTATCAAGTCAAATCTCAAACAATAAACCTCATTTTGAATTATATCAAGTTATTAATGTATTAATAGTTGAATGAAATTAGTGGCTGTAGCCACAATGAAACGCCATGCCTCGTTAAAATGCTGTATGAATATGTTTAATGGGAGGAAGTCCTAAAGGAAAGTTATTTTTCTTTTTAATGTTGGGAGCTTAGGCAATGAGTCAGGAACAGACACTTCATAAGAAATACCAGTCCATACCAAAAATCTGCCTTCCATATCAGGTATGTGTGTTTGAATCTTCAAAATAGATAGATGTTATTTTGATTAGGCAGTTCATTAGGAGAACTTTGTTTGGGGACAACTTCCTGACACAAAACACTAAATCTTGCCAACTATGAAGCAGCAGTAGCACTGATgcaatgaaaaaaaaaaatcattagcCCAAATTGTCTTGTAATTGCAGTTATAtaaagaacataaataggaacaggagtaggccatacggtccctcgagcctgctccgccattcaataagatcatggctgatatggagAATGAAATATTGTGGTTAGGTGTActaccatctgtggttgggaaaatttggagtccattattaaagaaacagtaacaggacatttggaaaagcaaaatttggtcaggcaaagtcagcatggatttataaaggagaagtcatgtttgacaaatttgctggaattctttgaggatgtaacgaacagggtggataaagggaaaccagtggatgtggtgtatttggacttccagaaagcatttgacaaggtgccacataaaaggttactgcacaagataaaagttcacagggttggaggtaatatatcagcatggatagaagattggctgacaaacaaaaaacagagtcgggataaatggttcattctctggttggcaatcagcaacgagtggggtgctgcagggatcaatgctgggacctcaactatttacaatctatattaacgacttggaagaggggactgagtgtaacgtagccaagtttgctgacgatacaaagatgggaggaagggcaatgtgtgaggaggacataaagaggcttcaggaggacatagacaggctaagtgagtgggcaagaatttggcagatggagtgtaatgttggaaagtgtgaggtcatgcactttgattttttctgccaaagagcaagttattatttaaatggagaaaaattgcaaagtgctgcagtacagcaggacctgggggtacttgtgtatgaaacacaaaaggataatatgcaggtacagcaagtgatcaggaaggccaatggaatcttggcctttattgcaaaggggatggagtataaaagcagggaagtcttgttacaactgtacagggtattggtgaggccacacctggaatactgcgtgcagttttggtttccatatttacgaaaggatatacttgctttggaggcagttcagagaaggttcactaggttgatcctggggatgaaggggttgacttatgaggaaaggttgagtagattgggcctctactcattgcaattcagaagaagaggtgatcttatagaaatgaaaagattatgagggggcttgacaaggtggatagagagaggatgtttccactggtgagggagactagaactagagggcacggtcttagaataaggggccgcctatttagaactgagatgaggagaaattatttctctggagggttgtgaatctgtggaattcgctgcctcagagagctgaggaagctgggacattaaataaatttaagaccgaaacagatagtttcttgagcgattgggggggggggggggggggggatggatgaggggttatggggagcgggcggggaagtggaactgagtccatgatcagatcagccatgatcttattgaatggcggagcaggctcgagaggccttatggcctacgcctgctcctatttatgttcttataagtgcatCAATATGATTAGTAATAGCTTTGGAGTTTTTTCATTATTAAAACTCAGTGCAGATCAGTTCATCTTCTCTTCCAGCTAACCACCACCCACCCCACCTCGCCAAAATCTGTCTCCACTGTATTATGTTCAGCACTGTAGGCCACTGTGTTGGGATCTCACAGACATATGAATATAAACAGTAATATTGCACCAGTGACTGGTGCTAGAAGTTGGCATGCGTGGATCTTGACCGACAATGGAATCTAGCTCAGCCATGATGGTCATCATTACCCAACATCAAGGGTCACACATGAATAATTGCCAATTGGGCAAGGTAGCAGCATATCTGGCTCCTGTGGAATTGTACCAAGAAATAAATGACTTCAGAAGGAGAGTAAGTAATTTGGTgagaagtatttttttttttataaaccacacgcaaacacacacacactatttttTCCTTATTCTGGATTTTACTCTTCTCTATCTGCTACACAATACATTGGGGGGAAAAGTGTTGTTATCCTTACAAAAATATTTGAGGTTAAAGTACTCAGCCAGTAAACTCCTGCCATGACTCGGTCAGTAATCCATAGGAACAGCCTGAACATAAGCCAGGTCCCTTCCTCACTGAGTTTCCACTCAGCCCTGCAAGGAGAGAAGCCTCTGTTAGCCTCTTACAAACCGAGTGATGCAGAGGATGCAGATCCAGGGCAGAGACTTTGTGCTGGGGATCCTACTTCCCTCAGCTTAGTGGAACTTGCATAGAAACttggaaagtaggtgcaggagtaggccattaggcccttcgagcctgcacatcattcaatatgatcatggctgatcatgcaacttcatcactgcattcctgctttctctccatagcccttgatccctttagccgtaagggccacatctaactcccttttgaatatatctaacgaactggcctcaacaactttctgtggtagagaattccacaggttcaacccgAAGGTTGGAGGCAGTACATCAGCCTCCAGAAATTACTAAATATCTTATATTGTCTTTCTGTGTAAGAGGATCAATGTTAATACAGAAATCGTTCCTTCAGGATGGGGCAGTGCCTGGATCATCACCCTCCTAAATGGCAGCCAAGTTCTGGAGGTTCTAGCAGCATGGGGTTGATGAGTGCCTGCTGGCCCCATGAAAATAACGTGCTCTCGCATCAACCCCGCTTAGGTCTCAGGTCAGTAGGTCATGGGTGGCATGATTCCAGCATTACCGCCATGATCACAGCCGAGGATGTTCAGGGcctccagcactgaacccaacagagTTTGCACGATTAGTAGGAAGGCACCTCACCTGCATGGGGCTAGCaggcatcttggggggggggggggggggggtaaagagaaagagaaagagcgtTTGTCTACTTCACCTCTGGCGAAACTATTTCCATACCCTATTTGACCCACTTACACAGgtactatttttttttactttttaaaaacGTAGGTCATATTCAAGGGTCGAGGTTGTGTCCCTGGGGTCCACTTGTACTTTTCTGGAACTTAGTACGTCTCATCTCAATGGGCTTACCGGGCTCCAATCTTGCGCCAGGTCCCACTGAGATCAGGGAATGGGAAAATCCCAGTGGACAGAGTCCCCACCTCTGCCACTGCCCCATTTGTGTCATACAAGGCCAAGCGAGAACCGAGAACTCCCAGTGCAAGATAGGATGCAGTTCTGGGCCATGCTACCATAACAGCTATGGTAATTCTGCCCTTTTTAGGTGCAAGTTTTCAAAGGTTAGTCTTGGTAAACCCTTTGCTTATATTAAAATGAAGTCCTCAAGCTTCCTTCAGTTTAACCAGGCATCTTATTAACTCACTATTATGCTCATTTTTCCAGATCGTTAACATATATTAAAAATTCATGACTGATTAATTTGAGGTTTTCACCAACTCCATGTAAAATTCAAAATGATCTGATAGCTACTATATGCAAGAAAAACAATCACAGCACCAATTACATACTTTTTTCCCCTCAATATTTGCAGGTTTTTTCCTCCCAACCAATGCAGCTCAATATATAGTTAGATGATTTTTGTAAATCTAAAATCATGGTTTCTTAAACACAATAGGTTTCATTTTTTTCACACATTAGAATAATCCCATTTTTGCTGCCTTAGAAATTGTGGTGGTTGTAGAACTAATTTAGAGTTGTTAAATAATAGGATTCTCATCTGGCTTCCAGTGCAGGCAGATTGCAGAGCTGTAATTGTTACTGCTGCAATTGTTACTGCTGCAACAGCAAAGAGTAGCCAAGTCTACAACAGGCCTTTTGATTCCAATTGTAAAGTTGAGTTTTTTCTCCAAAGCAGGCTGAGTGATACTGTCATAAACAGAACTGAACACATTCTAGGAAATCACATTTTCTCTTAGAAAAAAAAAAGATATATTGACTTGTGGCATTGTGTCTGGACAATGGAACCCTCTAGATCTTGTTGAAGCTATTGTTGAAAAACAATAATCTTTGTATGTAGATCTTCAAGTGACTAAAGGGCGAGTTAAGCCATAGATCACAACCTCACAAACGCAGGTATGTAACATTGTGTTATTGGCACAGTGCAGCTTGAACCGTTTATGCCAACACAAAAACACTGTATATTAAATTACACTCAGTGGAAATTTGAGTGCAGAGGCAAAAGACAGTTACCAGCAACACAAGTATTGACAGCAAATTTGATACCCTCTTCACGCAAGTTGAAAAAAAAATCTAATAATCAAACATAAAACCTGACTGTCTCCAAGATTCCACCAAAATTTCACCTCGAGTAAATTTCTCCAGTTTATCTGTAATGGAGTAATTCATTTCGGTGGGAGAAACTTGTGCTCTTTCAAGTCGTATTCTTAAATCTTTATACAGACTTCCTTTGGAGGCAGCCATGAGAGGAAGCCCTGAAGTTTGAGAGAGCAATACTCCTCATCCTCCTGCATGTGCCACACATTTCCCCCTTCCCCATCCCAGTTCTACTTTGTCATGTGCTCCTTTTAGGTACATTCAAAAGATCCAATCTGCCTTCTCGGTTTTGCAAAGCGCTGCAAGTCCGCTTCATTGAAGAGTAGGGATGTTCACATTCCAATTTTCACACAATCAATGCATGTATTTGCTTTTAATATTGCCTTTCTATGGTTATATTGGATGTTTCAGAGTTTAACTTCTAGATGGTTAACAATAGTCTGTCATATCTAACATAGTCCAGATTGATACTTTACTAGTGCAAGATACCAAACTGCAAATCTCCATCAGCATGAAATTACTTTGAGATTTGATGTGCCAATAAGTAGTTCGTACCCATTTTCACTTCTATAATGCTAACATAAAGACCTCCACACAGTGGCCACACCTTCAGCTGGTTACAAAATGGGGAGTTACAAAGTATGTGTCAAGACATGGGGCAGCAGCCAGCCTCCTCGTGTTTGGAAAGAAGAGACATTCTGGAGAAGGTCTTCGAGCAGCTCTTGCATTGGTATCTCTTCACATCCGAGTGTGTCTGCAGGTGTGCTCGGAGGTTGGAGCGATCTGCAAAAGCCCTGCTACAGTGAGGACAGGCAAAAGGTTTCTCTCCTGTGAAGAGTAAGAATGCAAATACATCAGCTATGAAGGTACCACAATCGCCTGCACCAAACAGGAtacatgattttaaaaaaaaaagacttgataGGGTCAACACATGATCAATTATGAGACACTAATTTTCCAGTTCATCTATAAAGAGATACTGATTTTCTCAGCTCCATGTAACTGAAAAGCAACTTGCATCCAGGTCTGCCAATTCCAGTTCACAACCAGTCATCAGGAATATGAGCATGGCCTTCTGAAATTTCCTTACTTGCCACCACTCAGTAACCGCCCCCCCCCAACTTCAAAGCTAAAGGAAACACCTGTACCCCATCCTATGATGCATTGTTAGTACACTAATGCTCTGCATCACCAGCCCACCGTAATaaatcattttaaaaaaaaatcacatgaaCCAGAATAAAACCTTAAAAATAATTCACTATTAGACAGTTTTAACTGTTTGTTATATAATTAACTTTATAAATAATAAGGGCAAATAGTTTAAAATGTATCTGCATACCATTTTGTTCATTTCATGCAGTGCATTTTGGGGTTCACGTGTACACAGAGGAAGAAACTTCCATTCAGTCCAAATAAATGTCGCTGCTTAATTGTAATCTTGGGAATTTATGACCATTTAGATGTCACTAATGATGGAGCACTCCTCCACATTTAGAGCTCAGCCAAATGCTGACTCCATATAAATTATTACAGCGAGTATACTGCTCACCTAATGGACTGTCCTTTAAAATATCATCTCACAAAAGTCTGTGCTGCCCTGCTAGCAAGTTGTGCTTTTAATATCACTTGTGCATGCTTACGGGGATGTCTTTGTGGATTAATAAAATAATTTACCAGTTATTTAAGGAACTGCTAGATACATAGAGAAGACTTTAAATTAGAGTGTTTGAGCTTTCCCTGGGAGCATTTATTAAATATAGAAAGCAACATAGTGATCTAGGTGAAGGCTAGAGCACCACCAGGGCAAAGCCCATTGCACTGCCAATTTTCAACAGAATTGCTATTGCAGGAGTTGCTATACAACATGTTAGGTAATTAAAAAAGGTTCTTGCTCTCTCACATAAACATTGATTCAAAACTGCATCAGCAAGATCCATGGGTGGAATATtgtgataatcatcatcatcattataggcagtccctcgaatcgaggaggacttgcttccacgtcaaaaagttcacaggtgtttcaatgaaggacctaaaattctaggtccgaactaaattttgaagggtggaagatgcccgtgcttggatttttttttaaaaacgtggtgaccgttgcacaccagccaccacacgggcttgacagagctaggtcttgatccagtagcaaggattaaccaagctgactggagaccagctctgctgcacagaactagtgcgcacatatatcacagtgtgggctggtccgtgctgtcgctgggccctcacctcttctgggctccgaactcacgcctctcctgggccccgatcacgtccctctacaatctcttgccgctccttcgccctgacctcgccgctcctgcactacctgcccacgctccaatcaccgccctggaccttgatgatgttccTTTTCACtgatgttgctctcctgctccagcacgtgctgctccctggagtgatatgcCGCCACGTGATATTCTAGTGCGGTCTGTTGCTTCAAGTTTATTACTATACGACTAGTGTAGTATTTTGCAACATTCATGTAAAGTGCATTTTTGGGGGGATTTCTGGTTCTACCTCAGGGAATGGATTATGCAGCATGTGTGCGCGCCCGGGGTCACATTCTGTTTAACTTTAAGCTAGAAAATGAAAATAGTAAGGTCAATTCATTTTCATCTTTAGGAAAGTGCTAAGCCTGCACTCTGTGAGATACTATCTTTTGAGAACACGagatttggaactccttcacattAATGCAAAATTCTAGTACCACCAAGAATTTAAAGAAGATAATTAACATTCTTCATTTTGTCCCCTTCCTATTATTTCCTCCTAGTGTACCATCCACCGTGCTGGTAGTCCTCAGTCACTTGCCATGTATAAGTCTACACAGTGAGTGTGGGCAGGCAATTCCAcgatggggtggggaggtggggggaaaaagaccgacatcacagctgagcccaattctgTTCTCCTCCTCATTCACATAGTGAtcagcagtgggaacctggttgtttTTTTCCCCTTTCTCGAGCCCTAGTGTTTTATTTGTACTTACCAGTATGTGTTCTGATGTGCCCCTGTAAGAGCCAAGGTCTAGAGAAGGCTTTGCCACAGATTTTGCAGACGCAGGGCAGTGTGTGTGTCCTTATGTGCATCTTCAATGCACCCAGACTGACATATTCCTTATCACAATATTTGCAGTTAAAGTATTTTCTCGTCTGTGTTTCACAGTGAAACTGTCTGTGTTTAGAGAGCCCAGATAAAGTGTTGTATGCCTTGTGACACTGAAAACACTcaaacttctccaggattgcttcaGCAGTGCTTTCGACCTCAAGAATTTTCTCCTCCGAGTTGTTGTCTCCTTTAAATGTGCCATTGTTTATGGCTCTTCTCTTGGCTTTTTTGGAAAGGGACAGGTTAAGGTCATTCACTGTATCCCTTAGTGGAGTGTTGCTGCCTCTGACAGCCGCACATTCCTTAACACTGATCTCCAGGCTTGGTTGGTTGCTGAATGGTGTTTCTGTTCCAATCTCAGCATCCAGGGGAGGGGGCAGACACACTCGGAGACTGATAGGAGCCCTGTCCCACAGTCTTGACGGGTCACAAATGATGGGAGTGAGCACTTCGGGCTGTGGCATCAGTGGAAATGTCAAATCCTCATATAAATAGGGTGAAATGGCCGTTGCTGAAAAGAAAGCAAAAATCTCAAATCATGCGAGTTATTTTTAAACTGATAGTATTTCTAGAAGTCCTACTTGGCGAAGCTTATAAAGATTCACTTCTACACTGCCTTGTCCATTTGCATTTCTGTAACTAACAATGAGAACAAAGGCAATAATATTTCACCTGCATAGCTGTTACATGAAAACAAACAAGTTGTTTAAATATCAGAAAATTTAGACTTCACATCAGTGACTTCATCAGTCCCACAAGCCAAGTTAAAATTAATTTGAAATTATTTTTGCGAAACCCAAGGTTAACACATTGTTTTTACTGAGATTACACATATATACATGGTTTATAGTTCAAATTGCTCACATGGCAGCAGTTATTTCAACAATCCAGCAAGCCACATTGTTAAATGTAAACACAGCATAAAGTATTTCACATTAGAGATGATGTTTTTTTTCTATCAAAGTCTGTGTGGAAAATAGGTTGTGTTTAACAGGAACTGACACCAGTTAAACATGCATCTTAGAATACCGCCATCCATAAGTCACAGCACAATAGAAAATTCAAAGAGGGATCCTTTTTCCTATCAGTTtagtgaccacacacacacacctcaaaaTAAACTGGACAAGAGTGGATATTGTACAGTGTACAATTAATGCATTCTAGAAATCTAGGAGGTGGAGTTATTATGTTAACACCCAAATTCACCAGCCAGCTGAGTCTTTGTTTCTTAGGAAGAATGGTGTAAATAAATTGAGTGTGTATCCAGTCACTTGTACAGAGAGAAAAATGTGGTACTTTGCTGGGAGTGCGCACTTTGGAAAAAGTTCCTTAGATGAAAGTGATTACAATGGGCATGCGAGAACATTTTGGGGTGGCGAATAGTGAATATAACCAGACAAAATGTCTACTAACAATTATTTTCAATCCTTCAAAAATTAAGATATGTTCTGCTTTTAAACACTTAATTTTCTTTCATGAAACATTTCAAAATTAATTATAAATATAAATTCTAAAATAAAAAAATCTTTAAAAGTAGAATTAGAGAATACGGAAGCAAGGATGTTAATTAATCATATTCCTcaagtaaaaagttatatttttgacTTTGGTGAGGAGGTGCATGGTCATTAAACGATTGAATCAAATGCTGCTGTGTTCCTGAATTTTACGTACGCGTCGGCCACACCTCCAGGTTATTTTCCTACATATTGTACGTGACGGTATTAATAATGCATAATTGCACAGATAATTTCATTTTAAATgtgctttccccccttctctccagtTAAAAGTTATCCAAAAATATAAATAAAATTAACAGCCCTGTCCATgcctcccatgatgatgatgatggttaggaGAAGTAACCCTGGACAGTTAGCATCATTCCACAGCAAATGATTCATTTAAAATAATTCACTGGGAGAGATATATGTGCCTCTCGGTGGTTCCCCACAAGTTAAAGGGGAAGTCTGGTGTGGAACATGaaacaaacatttaaaaataaactaCACAGGGGATTTCTGAAGAAACTGTAGTTTGTGTTGCGCTGAGCTGATTTTTAATCGACGGGGGAGGGAGAAGAAACAACAAAACACTTAGAACAGCCCAAACAACCCAAACAAGCCTATTCAAGACAATACAACTCCTGAACTGGAGGAGCGAGCATGTGAACAAGAATGAGAACCCTCGTGTGAGGCTATGCACCTGCTGGGGGCTCTCTTTATTTTACAAGCCGCGCTTCTGCAAACCCGGTTTGCTGAACAGTTCCACTTAACTCAAATCTTTCTTCCGTTTTAATTGGGGAGAAAGGCATAACCCGTCATTCACATGGTCACGCCATGCCGTTATTTTAATATCAGGCAATACAATTGTTATTTAAAAAAACTTACAAAGTAAATGAAAAACAATCTGTTTGAACAAAAGCAAACAAGTAACTGCACGATATGATGCTCCAAACTAAATTACAAGTCAAAAACTAATTTCAAAAGCTTTTTGAATAACTAAAAATAACGAGTTTTAAAAGTTTCAAAACTTTATTACCATTCTGTATCTCCAGTTGACTGTAGTTTGGTTTCTTGGTGCTGCAGTGTTTCTTGACCAGGAAAGAACGGGGCATGACTGCTGTTTCCTTTCTCTCGCACTGAGAGCATTCAGTCTGAAATCTGAATTCCGTTAGCTGAGCGCTCAAGATGAGGCAAATAAAAGTGCCATGGATGACGAGTGGAAGAACAAGTGGAATGGGAAACCCAGAGCCCGCCTACCCCTCACATTCCTCCCTTGTGGAAAATATCTGAGCGTCAGGTGCAGGGGGTCAGACCTCATTAACATAGACCTCCCGCCGAGCCAATTAGAGAACGAGCGTATCCTGCAGGGCGGGGCTATGCCCTGTCCATCATCCTTCCCAACAGAACAGGTGCATCCCAGAACTGGAGACTGGAAGCTTGAATTTGGGACCTTTCCTAAAGTGAATGGAGCAGGCGACGGATTTTACATTACACAAGCATAAAAATGACATTACAAGGCAGATTTAAAAATAAATCAGTTTTTAAAGCCATTCTATATTAATTTCGTATTAAAACATTGCTGGTCACTTACTGCTACCAAATATATATTCAATGCTGTTGGAAAATGTATTTTAAACTTTCCATTAATTTTAGTTTTTCTTGTATGTGTGATGTCATTCTGTAGTCATctgcattgtttgcatgcccgacacaagactcccaaagcaagcgctctactcggaactcttacacggtaagtgagccccagatgggcagaggaaacatttcaaggataccctcaaag
Protein-coding sequences here:
- the snai3 gene encoding zinc finger protein SNAI3, giving the protein MPRSFLVKKHCSTKKPNYSQLEIQNATAISPYLYEDLTFPLMPQPEVLTPIICDPSRLWDRAPISLRVCLPPPLDAEIGTETPFSNQPSLEISVKECAAVRGSNTPLRDTVNDLNLSLSKKAKRRAINNGTFKGDNNSEEKILEVESTAEAILEKFECFQCHKAYNTLSGLSKHRQFHCETQTRKYFNCKYCDKEYVSLGALKMHIRTHTLPCVCKICGKAFSRPWLLQGHIRTHTGEKPFACPHCSRAFADRSNLRAHLQTHSDVKRYQCKSCSKTFSRMSLLSKHEEAGCCPMS